The sequence below is a genomic window from Candidatus Desulfatibia profunda.
AGTGGCAATCAAAAAAGTTTTGCCACAAAATACATATGAAAGAATGTTTATAATAGATCAATACTTAAATCAAACTTAAAAAAAGGCTATTTTGAAAAAATATCCCCCTTTACAGCCAAAACAGAACACCTGGTTCCTTTTTTTGAACTGAATGTTATGATATCCAATTGTTTATGCCGTTATTTATGTCGCGGAGAAAAAATGGAACAGAATTATGCTTGGAAGGGTGTTGCCGGATACCCGCAATGGGGTAAATCGGGGGTATCGGCTTACGGTTTTTTCAACGGGTCATTTTATTCGTCGTTTTCTTCATACACTTCGATCCTGTGATGACAGGATGGACAGAAAAAATAGTTCGGATAGGGGTTTCCCCCGCAGATTTTACATTTTCTATTTGAATGTACTTTCTTTTTACTTCGCCTTTCATTACCCTTTCTTCGTTCGGTATCATTTGGTTTTTTATAATCCTGAGAGTCCGCGACCCCTGGAAATTTCGGATTCCCCACCGGAACTGAACTCATGCTTCCAAAGCCTCCATTTTGGTTTTGCACTCAATACAATAGGTCGTTACCGGCCTGGCCTTGAGGCGTTCAATTGAGATGTCTTTGCCACATTTTTCACAGATTCCAAAATTACCATTTTCCAAATTTTCTAATGCTTTTTGAATTTTACGGATTAGCCGGCTTTCTCTGTCCCGAATTCGAAGCAGGGTACCGCGATCCGATTCGAAAGATGCCCGGTCTATAATATCCGTCAAATTATCCTTATCATCTATCAGACCCCGAAGGGTGATATCGGCCTGACCCAAAAGTTCTTCAAGCTGGTCGGCCAGCAGATTCTTAAAAAACTTAATGTCTTTTTGTTTCATATAGCGATCCTTTTAGCAATGTGTTTTTTAGGGCTGTTATTCTTATCGGGTTCCTCAAAAAGCTTGGAAAAAATCCGGGATAGAAGTTACAGGAAAAAATGCAGCGGCCCGACAAGACGAATGTGATGCAATATCCCTGCCAACCTTTATTCCTGTAGATGTTGTCTACCCAGGCGGTTTGCCAGGCTGCGGATGCAGTACTGCAAGTTTCTGCGACCTGATCCCAAAGGCTTTTGGAAGCTCCCGGCAGCTTGCCGCAGGGAATTTTTGCCGGCAAGGGATGCGCCCGTTATTGCAGTTCAAAAAAACAATGTGGTCGATTGGCTTTGTGCAGGGGAAAATAAAGCAAATGGAAAATATCAATTGGATTTGATCAACGGGATGCTCGGAATAGTTAGTTCCGAATTTTCCCGAAACCGGAATCCGAGATTCCGATATTGTAGGGACGCTGCCAATTTCGTGCGCAGGAAACAGCACTGTTACGATTATCCTAACACAGTTGACGGCTATGCAACCACCGGTAAAAAGAGCAATTAATTGAAATGATAACAGGAGGATCGCATTGTTAGAAGGTTCGGCAATGCTCGCTGCGATTGAATTCTGGCATGTTCGTTGCTTCCGTAGTTTAAATATCTGATTAGTGTCCGTTCACGGATGAGGGATTTTGCGCGAGTTCAAGGCGGGCGACAGATTTGAACCGCAGGAATAGCGGGCTATTTCGAGGATTCAAATCATGGCGCCCAACGCCGAAATCGCGTAAAAGAACCATTCGTGGATGGGCACTAGCTAACAATACGGATACATATCCCTTCCATGAGGAGAGCAAGGTGAAATCGAAAAAAAAACCCGGACAAACCGTCACCGGTATTCTCATACCGCAACAATGGGACGATAACGGTAACGTTATTGGTGTGTCGATTCAGGCTTTTGATGAAAGTGAATATATTGTCAAGACATACAAGCGCGGGAAAAAATTATTGGATTGCATCAATCAAAAAGTGAAGGTTACCGGCAAAGTGCTTGAACGCGAGGATGGGAAGTTGCTTGTCGAAGTCAATCGGTTTGAAGTGATTGAAAGTTGAAACAAAGGCTGATATACATCTCCGCAAAAGGGTGATCGACAAATTAATTTCTAAAGACACAAAATGCAAGAATAGTCATGAAAAATCTGATTCTTACCTGTATCCAGTGTAATACCGATTTTGAATTTAGCGCCGGCGAACAGAAAAAATATCAGGAGAGAGGATTTGACGTTCCCTTGCGCTGCCCTCAATGCCGTAAAAACAAATACAGAGACAGCGAGTGCCAGGAAAGAAGAAAGTTTAAAGATAAAAAAAAGCACCATCGCTTTAAGTTCGATGAACAGATAGATTATTAGAATGGTGCAAGCGCAACACCTGTATTTTCACACTGCGCGTTTGGCTCCCCCCAAATGGTATATCTATCAGAAAAAATTTGACATTAAAAATATGTTGCAGTAATTTTGGAGTAGTCGTTAAATGCTTAATAATATGCCGGCGGGTTCATCTGGATTGAATCTTCACATTGCTTGGCCTTAATGCACAAATTACCTTTCAGCTTCTGAGAATCCGACGGTAGTGTATTGAATTTGAAAACCTTATCTTTGGCCGGATCTGACAAATCGACGAGTACCTGCAAAAGCGTGTCGTAAAAGGTTCAGGGCTATGCTCCGGGAGTTGGTTCCTGAGAGAAAAAACAATTGCGGATCAATCAATACCTTTTAAGGAGGTGTCACATGGCAAAGGGCAAAGCCAAAGAGAGTATTAAACGGCGAAAAGTTACCTTTTCACTGGAAGCCGCCGGTGCCCATGAGGTTATTTTAGTGGGTGATTTTAATAATTGGAATCCAAAGACGCACCCGATGAAAAGAGATGAGAACGGGGTGTGGAATAAGGCCGTGATGCTCCCTCCCGGAAAATACGAATACAAATTCCTGGTTGACGGGCATTGGAAAGAAGATCCCAAAAACGAACAAATATGCCCCAATCGCTTCGGGACTTACAATAACATTATCCACTTGTCCCCAGCGGAATAATATGTCCGCGTCAATATTGAGGCTGCCTCCAGCAAATGTCAGGGAGCTTTAATCGGGGCGGTTTATTTAGCCTATATAAGCCGGATAAACCGCTGTTATTTTTGAACTTTTGTTTTGGTTTTGATTTACCATCGTCGTTCACCTTTTGAAAAGATTAAAATCCTTACCGCAAAGCCCCGCCCTTTAGGGCGGGGAGCTTGACATGAAAGGAATTGCAGGTCATGAAAAAGGCTACCTTGTTCAAAAACTGGGGGACTTTCAAAAAGGGAATGGACGCCAAAAGCATCCAGATTTCCTTTGCCAATCATCTGGAATATTCCCTCTCCAAGGACAAATACACGGCCACCGCGCGGGATCTGTATCATTCACTATCTTTAGCGGCCAGAGACCGCATGGTTGAGCGCTGGATTCGAACTCAACAGATGTACCACGACCATGACATGAAAAGGGTCTATTACCTTTCTGCCGAATACCTCATGGGCAGGGCGCTGATCAACAACCTGATTAACCTGGGCATATACGAACAAACCAAAAAGGCTATGGACGAGATCAACATCGATCTAAATGAACTGGCCGAGATGGAGCCGGACATGGGTTTAGGCAACGGCGGGCTCGGCCGCCTGGCCGCCTGTTTTTTGGACTCCTTTGCCACGCTTGAACTGCCGGCCCACGGCTACGGTATCCGTTACGAGTTCGGCATCTTCGACCAGGTGATCCGCAAACTGAGGCAGGTGGAGCTTCCCGAGCCCTGGCTCAAATACCCCCATCCATGGGAGATCGCTCGTCCCGAATACAGCTTCACCGTCCAGTTTTACGGGAGGGTGAAGCAAACCGTTCTGCCGGATGATCGTCTTGTAACCGAATGGATTGATACGAGCGATGTTATCGGCATCGCTTATGACATCCCGATTTGCGGTTACGGCAACGATACGGTGAACACGTTGAGGCTCTGGTCTGCCCGGGCAACCAACGAGTTTGACCTGGAGTACTTTCAGGGCGGCGATTACCTCAAGGCCGTCGAGGAGAAGAACATATCTGAAAACATCTCCAAGGTTCTGTACCCCAACGACCAGATCTTCGAAGGCCTGGAACTCCGGCTCAAGCAGCAATATTTTTTCGTGTCCTGTTCCATCCAGGACATCGTGCGGCGCTATTTGGCCAGCCACACCTCCTTCGACCAGTTCCCGGACAAGGTCGCGATTCAGATGAACGATACCCACCCCTCCCTGGCCATTGTTGAACTGATGCGCATCCTGCTCGACAAATACGGCGGCCTATCCTGGGAAAAGGCCTGGGACATAACCTGCCGTACCTGTGCCTACACCAATCATACCCTTTTGTCGGAGGCCTTGGAAAAATGGCCGGTGACCATGTTCGGCAACCTTCTGCCCCGGCATCTGGCGATTATTTATGAAATCAACCGCCGCTTTCTCCGGGATGTATCGGCCTGCTATGTCGGCGATAGGGATCGACTCCGGCGCATGTCCATCATCGAAGAGGGCAATGAAAAAAAGATCCGGATGGCCCATCTGGCGATCGTAGGTTCCCGCTCGGTCAACGGGGTGGCCAAGCTTCACAGCCGCCTGCTCAGAGAACAGGAACTGAAGGATTTCGATGAGATGTATCCCGGCAAGTTCAACAACAAGACCAACGGCATCACCCCCCGCCGCTGGCTGCTGTGCGCCAATTTCGGCCTGGCAAACCTGATTTCAAAACATATCGACAATCAATGGCCCAAGGACCTGGAACAGCTCAAAAAGCTGGTTCCTCTGGCCAAGGATAAATCCTTTCGAAAAGCCTTCGCTGCCGTCAAGCATCAAAACAAAGAGCGCCTGGCAAAAATTGTTTTGGACCTTACAGAAACGGCCATTGATCCGGGATCCATCTTCGATGTCCAGGTGAAACGGATCCATGAATACAAACGTCAGCTGCTGAACATCCTCCACGTGGTATACTGCTGGATCAAGCTCAAGGATTCTTCGGAGTTTGACATGTACCCGCGGACGTTTCTCTTCGGAGGAAAGGCCGCGCCCAGCTACGACACGGCCAAGATGATCATCCGGCTGATCTGCCATGTGGCCGAGATGGTCAACCGCGATCGCACGACCAATGATCGCCTCAAGGTGGTGTTCCTGCCCAACTACCGGGTTTCTCTGGCTGAAAAAATTTTTCTCGCCGCCGACGTGTCTGAACAGATTTCAACCGCCGGTTTCGAGGCCTCGGGGACCGGCAACATGAAGTTTGCGTTAAACGGCGCACTTACCGTGGGAACTCTTGACGGCGCCAACATCGAGATCATGGAAGAGGTGGGTCCGGAGAACATATTTATCTTCGGTCTGAATGCTGAAGAGGTCAGAGCTCTAAGAGGGCATTACTCTCCTTCGGAGTATGTCCACAAGGACCCGGTTTTGAAAAAGGCGCTCGACCTGATTCAGGAAGGGCTGTTCAACCCGGAAGAGCCCGACCTTTTCCGTCCCTTGATCGGCCGCCTCCTCAGTGAAGACCGCTACATGGTGCTGGCCGATTTTGAGGCCTATCATCGGTGCCAGATGCTGGTGGACCAGACCTATCGCAGCCAGGAAACCTGGACCCAAAAGGCTATTTTGAACGTAGCCAAAATAGGCAAATTTTCCTCCGACCGCACCATATCGGAATACAACCGGGACATCTGGCACGCAAAACCCTTGAAGATAGAAAGGGAAGCCAATACGGATTAACGGATCGAAGCCGAAATCCAAAATCGGAACACATTTTTGACAACTGCTATAGTGCCTGCCGTCTCTTTCAGGGGTTATAACAACACCGGATGCTTTGGGCCAAATCCGTCCCGTCGCTGGCCATCAACAACTATCAGGCGGCATAGGCGGCATAATAGATCCTGATGAAGCTCATATGGCTTTCAAAGGCAATCTCCGGGAGTCGGTCGTAATGGAAACGGGCGATATCCATGGCATCGTCGCCGGCAATAAGCGTACCGGTGTAACTTTTTACCAGATAGCCGACCATAAGGACCGTGTGGTAGAGGGTGCTGGGGCTGGCATAAACCCCTAAAAGCATCTCGATCCGGCCGGAAAGCCCGGTTTCCTCCTTGAGTTCTCTTAAGGCCGCCTGCTCGGGTGTTTCACCAAGCTCCATGAATCCGCCCGGAAGGCACCAGTATCCTTTTTTGGGCTCGACGCTGCGTTTGACCAGAAGCACCCTGTCTTTGCCGTCCACAACGACCAGGCATGCGGCCGGCAGGGGATTTTCGTAAATGGGTTCATTGCAGTGCTCGCAAAAAAGGCGCATGGCTCCTTCGCAAAACTTGTCGGTGAGCCCGCTTCCGCAGTAATGACAATACTTTTTTTTTCGCATTGGTGTTTTTCGCATTTTAAAGCGATTTCAGAAAGTACGTTCTTTTTGGGAATTACTTTAATCGTCGAAATCCCCCTTCGGCCCTTTGTCGGAATCGATGGTTGCTGCCCGCCGGATAATCTTTTCGGAACTCCATTCAGCCCGATCTTCGATTCGGGCGGCTTTGGGACCCGGGTCATAAGTGCCGGCCGCCAGGATGGCTTCAAGGGCAAGTGGGGCCGTATCCTGGGCATTGATGACGTTGACCAGCATATTGTAGATAAATTCCTCAACCCTTTTAACCATTCGTTCCCTGATCGTTAGGGCCTGTCCTAAAAGCTTGTTTTCAAACGGGAGGTTGAGTTTTTTATAATCTCCGGCTTTAAGCCCCTTGGACTGGGCATAGGCCACCATTTCCTGCCATATCTCTTCGGTGACGCCCTGGTTTTTCACCTTGATAAAATTACCGCTTTTGTCAAGGATGGCATTACCGTAGTCATTGACTTCAAGCCCCCAGGAAATCATCTGAAGGGCGGTGGCGACATTGGCTTTGGTGGTGAGGGTCTTGGCGGCGATGGCTCTCAAGCGGTCGGAGCTGTTCCCCGAGGTGCCGTGCTGGGCGCCGGAAATTTTGTACGGCGTCAGGGCCTCATGGATTTGGGCGGTTAAATCGACCTGGATGCCCTGGTCGCTTTCTTCAATACCGTGGGTTGTGCCGTTGTTCAAAGCGATCCAGTCAGGGAAAATATCGTGAGCGTTCAAACCCCGGATAAGAAAAAGGGCCTCTGCTACCGTGGAAAGACCTGCTTTACCTTTTATTTCACCGACTTCGGTTTCAAGACCGGCCCATCGGGGCACAAAAGGGTTGAGTTCAAGGTTGGCCAGCAGGTTCTGATCATCGGGCAGATGGGAGGCATCAATGGCGATGGAAGTCATCCCGGCTTCGAAGATCGTGGGAATTTCGATTTTGGCTGCTTCGATATCTTTGGTGGATTTAATGCCGTAATGATCGGCATGGATGGCCACCGGGATGGTAATGCCAAGTTCGTTGCATACGGCATCGACTTGCCTGGCCATGTTCCAGTAATTTACAGCACAGTAGGCATTGCTCCCCCCTTCCGACTTGGCAATCTCTATGATGATAACCGAATTTGCCCTTTGGGCGGCGCGCAGGGCTCCTCTGATCACAAAATGGTTACGGCCGTTGGCGGCCATGGAAATGGCTTGGCCTTTTGCAAGCATGGCGCGGTCGATAAACTTTCCGCTGACGATCAGTGCTTTTGAGTTCGGGAATAGTTTTACCACGTTCGGCGGACGACCGATTTCGAGAGCCTTTTCAAAGTTTGATGGATTGCCGGTGCGTATTGCTGTCATAGCTTAACCCCCTTTTTTTCTTATATCGTTAAGAATCTCAAGAATTTCTTGTTTGAATGCAAGCGGAGCGCACAACTGCCCCCATCCCTTTTGAACCTGAAACAGACCGTCATAAGCCGTATCATGGTATGATCGGACTCGGTGGGGGATTTGGTGTTCGCTCAAAATGGATTCGATCAGTTGGGCCTCGATCATATTTTCCAATACGGCAATGTCAACAAAGGCCTGATTATGGTCTGCGTTCATCAGATAAGCCTGGTTTGAGTCATAGGGATTTTAAAAGCCGGATAAGCCCTTCATGCTATAGCCGGGCAAAGCGAGCCCTTCTCTTCTGCATAAGAAAAAACAGAGCAAGGTGTCAAGCGAAAACAAAATCCACAAACCCGGATATTTCATCTTGCTTTTATGGGCTCCTTTGCACGGCATCATAACTTTTTCATTAGCAGTAGGTTAACCCGGGTCAGAAACGATCGATCAGTTTATCAATCAAGTAAGTGCTCTCCCGCAAGGCCTGCTCGCTGAATGGTCCGAACCAGTTTGCGATTTTTTTGAATTCAGTGCAAAATACTTCTTTATCACCTTTTTCGATCATTGGAAGATTTTCCGCTACAGAGGCCAGATAGTCTTTCAGGATGGTGCGCCGTTCGGAAGAAGCGAATATGATTTCGGAATACAATGTGGAGTCTTGTGCAAAAAGTCTTCCGACCATTCCCAGCTCAAGACGATAGATGGGGCTGGAAAATTCGAGCGTGCGGGCCAAATCGATACTTTTTCGACATAAAAATTGACCGAATGCAAAGGTCGCAAAATGCCGTAGCGTTTGAACGATGGTCATAATGTCATCGTGTTCCTTGGCATTGACTTGCAGGAGAATGCTGCCCCAGGCGCTGAACTGGTCGATCAGCCATTGACACGCCGGGTAATCTCTTCCGGGAGTGACCACAATGATCTGTTTGTCCATGGTTGAAGTGGCCGGGCCAAAGAGGGGATGCAAACCGATAACCGGTCCTTGATGGGCTGCGAGCATGGCCTTTAAAGGCGGCTCCTTGATGCTGGTGATATCAGCCAGAACACAATCGGCCGGCAAATGCGGACCCAGTTTTCGGACCACTGCAGTGGTAGCCTCGATGGGTACACTGATCAGTGCCAGTTTAATGCCGGCGCACAGTTTGTCGACATTCGGCCAGTCGTCAAGATCCAGGATGCGTACATCGTAACCGGCATCGAAAAACCATCGATGAAAGTATTGTCCCATGCTTCCCCGGCCGCCGACAAGAAGAACGCTGGCACCGTCATAGATGCCTTTTTTAGCCAGTCGAGCTGTTTGCTGTGCCCTGGACTGGCGAAGGATAAGCCGGTAAAGCTCTTCAATGTAATCCGGATCGAGGCCTGCATCGCCACCCTGAATACGTTTATCAGAAATCAGGTTTTCTTCCCGCGCCGGATGATAAACCGGCAGGTTATAAGCCTTTTTCAAGGATATTACGCGCTGGACCTCAATTTGACGTTTGGCAAGCAAAGAAACGATTTGCTGGTCAATGACATCGATTTGGCGCCGCAAAGCTTCGAGTTTTTGCTCGGTATCGCCACATATTTTATTTTCCGCAGACAACGCGGGCGGTTGCTTTGAGTTATTCGTCTCCATAGTATGTCGGGGCACCTTTATGGTTTATGATATTTGATTTGTCAAAGAAAGACGATAGAGTTACTGAAGATTGAACTAAAATTCATATCATTTCTATTAAGTGTTTGGCAAGGGCTAGCCGGAATATTTAAAGGTTTGCTGCGGGTTATCAATCAAGATGTTTCATCTAGGTTCATCTTGCCTTTGCCGTCAAATCGGAGTAAGTGTTGATGAATTTAATAAAACCTAAACTGAGCGTTATAAATTTTGGGAATGGTTAATTACCAAATATTTTAAAGGAATTATATCGATTTGAATTCCCAAAATTTATAACCCTGCGGGATTTCCAAGTTTACCGCATCTACGGCGTCAGATGACGCACCGCATAGTTGACTATAGCGGAACGGCATCTTCCTTGTATCTGCGGCAAACTTGAAAATCGCTCAATTTAGTTAAACCTAAATTTATGGACGGATTTGTAAAAAAGTCACTGTTATCATGTTTTTCGAGACCATTAAGCCTATGAAAGCGATTGCCGGAATATTTCTGTTTTTACTTGCGATAGTCTTGGGAGCGTGCGTACCCAAAACCATTATTTATCCTGTTCCCGGCGAGGTTGGTCCTCAGGATGAACTCTTTTCCCGGGCTGAAAAAATGTTTCAGGCAAAATCTTATCAAGAGGCGCTTGACGCTTATAACGAATATCTTTTGCGGTTTCCGGACAGGCCACTGGCCGCCGCCGCTTTATTAAAGATAGGGGCTGTCCATACAGCCCTTGGAAGTCACTCCAAAGCGCGCGATGTCTATAAACAACTGATTGCCAAATATCCTGACAGTTCATTTGCCAAAGACGCCCGGGTTGAAATCCTGGTCAGCTACTACCGCGAGGGCAGGTACGCCGAGGTCATCCAAGGGGCGGCCGACGTTCTCAAAGAAGCTGTTTCCGGAAGTCGCATCCTCAGAACGCAGGTACTTTTAGGGGATACGTATTTAGCGCTAGGTTCCCCGATAGATGCCGTAACGTATTATAACTCGGCCTATAAAACATCCAAGGATTCGGAAAAAGAGGGCATTATTACCCGGCTCAAGGAGGCTGTCGCCCAGCTCGATTCAAAGGAGATTGTATCTTTATTGAGCCGCATGGAAGCGGGGTATCCAGCCGGTTATCTCATTTATCAACTGGGACTCATCCATTTTGAAAACCAAGAGTACGAAGATGCTGCCAAGGTGCTGTCGACGTTTATCGAAAATTTTCCCCGGCATGAAAGAACCCGGGAAGCCCAAAAACTGCTTGAATCGATTGGTACAAAGTCTGTTTACAGTCGTTATACCATAGGATGTTTGCTGCCGTTCAGCGGGCGTTATAAGACCTATGGCAACCGGGCACTTAAAGGAGTTGAGCTTGCCCTGAGTCATTTCAGTTCTCGAAATGACTGCCCTTCGCTAAAGATAATCATTAAAGACACAGGCTCTGACCCCGATAAAGCCGCTCAAGTTGTAAAAGAATTGCTTAAAGAGAATGTCGCTGCGATTATCGGTCCTCTTGTTACCGCCGAAACCGCTGCGACGGAGGCCCAGACCAGCGGGATCCCCATCATCACGTTAACTCAGAAAGAGGATATTACTCAGATCGGAGACTATGTTTTCAGGAATTTTATCACCCCCCGGATGCAGGTCAGGGCCATTGTCTCGTTTGCCGTTGAGACGCTTGGGCTGCGCAGTTTTGCCATCCTTTATCCTGACGAAAATTATGGAACGACCTATATGAATTTATTCTGGGATGAAGTGCTCGCTCATGGAGGAAGAATCGTCGGTGTCGAAGCATACAACTCAGCCCATACCGATTTTGCAGATCCCATCAAAAAACTCGTAGGACTTTATTACAAAGTGCCCGAACACCTGAAAGCCGAAATGAAAAAGGCGTATGAAGATGAAAATAGTTTGGATATGATCGAGAATTTCGTCAATACCGAGCGGCAGGGTGCGGATACAGCCAAAAATAAGATTCAAAAAGAAAAGATTGATCAGAAAGATGGAAAGGATGAAAAACCTGAACCGATTGTTGATTTTGATGCCGTCTTTATTCCCGATGCTCCCAAAAAAGCCGGTCTGATCATACCCCAACTGGCATTTTATGATGTTCGGGATACGCATCTTTTCGGCACCAACTTGTGGCATTCCGACAGTCTGATTGAGATGTCGCAACAGTATGCCCAGGGCGCCGTAATGACCGATGGTTTCTTTGCAGAAAGCGATTCAGCCTGTGTCAGAGATTTTGTCAAAGATTTTAAAAAGACATACGGGGAAAATCCGGAATTCATTGAGGCCGTTGCTTATGACACCGCCATGATTTTGTTCGAGATGGTAAACCGGCCTGAAATTCGATATAGAAGCGCACTAAAAAAAGGACTCCTGCAACTTGGCAATTTTGAGGGGGTGACCGGCTTGACTTCATTTGACAGCAACGGAGATGTCCGTAAAAAATTATATCTTCTTCAAATTAAAGGAAAGGGTTTTGTCGAACTGGAACGCCGTTAACCCCTAAACCTTAGCCCGCAATTAGCTTTAATGAATCTGGTTTATAGAACATATCGCTTCCTTAGTTCGATCATTTTTATAGCATTTTTTCCGCCGTTCTGGTTATATACGCGGATCACCGGCCGTTTTGGCAAAAGTCTGAGCCAGCGGCTGGGTCTATACTCTGCCGAGATTGTTGAGGGCATCACCGGCTCGCCTCGAATCTGGATTCATGCTGCTTCGGTGGGAGAGGTGCGTGCCGCCCTGTCCGTGATTGAAGCCCTTTTTCTGATGATGCCGGATTGCGCCGTGATCCTTTCAACCACGACGGAACACGGCCAGGCATTTGCCAGGGACAAGCTGGGATCAACCGCTACCTGCATATACGCACCGATCGATTTTTTCGTTTCTGTTCGCAAAGCGTTGTCAACCCTCAAGCCGGACGTTCTGGTCTGTTTGGAGACTGAAATATGGCCGAACTGGCTGGTTGAGGCCTAT
It includes:
- a CDS encoding penicillin-binding protein activator; protein product: MKAIAGIFLFLLAIVLGACVPKTIIYPVPGEVGPQDELFSRAEKMFQAKSYQEALDAYNEYLLRFPDRPLAAAALLKIGAVHTALGSHSKARDVYKQLIAKYPDSSFAKDARVEILVSYYREGRYAEVIQGAADVLKEAVSGSRILRTQVLLGDTYLALGSPIDAVTYYNSAYKTSKDSEKEGIITRLKEAVAQLDSKEIVSLLSRMEAGYPAGYLIYQLGLIHFENQEYEDAAKVLSTFIENFPRHERTREAQKLLESIGTKSVYSRYTIGCLLPFSGRYKTYGNRALKGVELALSHFSSRNDCPSLKIIIKDTGSDPDKAAQVVKELLKENVAAIIGPLVTAETAATEAQTSGIPIITLTQKEDITQIGDYVFRNFITPRMQVRAIVSFAVETLGLRSFAILYPDENYGTTYMNLFWDEVLAHGGRIVGVEAYNSAHTDFADPIKKLVGLYYKVPEHLKAEMKKAYEDENSLDMIENFVNTERQGADTAKNKIQKEKIDQKDGKDEKPEPIVDFDAVFIPDAPKKAGLIIPQLAFYDVRDTHLFGTNLWHSDSLIEMSQQYAQGAVMTDGFFAESDSACVRDFVKDFKKTYGENPEFIEAVAYDTAMILFEMVNRPEIRYRSALKKGLLQLGNFEGVTGLTSFDSNGDVRKKLYLLQIKGKGFVELERR
- a CDS encoding glycogen/starch/alpha-glucan phosphorylase; translation: MKKATLFKNWGTFKKGMDAKSIQISFANHLEYSLSKDKYTATARDLYHSLSLAARDRMVERWIRTQQMYHDHDMKRVYYLSAEYLMGRALINNLINLGIYEQTKKAMDEINIDLNELAEMEPDMGLGNGGLGRLAACFLDSFATLELPAHGYGIRYEFGIFDQVIRKLRQVELPEPWLKYPHPWEIARPEYSFTVQFYGRVKQTVLPDDRLVTEWIDTSDVIGIAYDIPICGYGNDTVNTLRLWSARATNEFDLEYFQGGDYLKAVEEKNISENISKVLYPNDQIFEGLELRLKQQYFFVSCSIQDIVRRYLASHTSFDQFPDKVAIQMNDTHPSLAIVELMRILLDKYGGLSWEKAWDITCRTCAYTNHTLLSEALEKWPVTMFGNLLPRHLAIIYEINRRFLRDVSACYVGDRDRLRRMSIIEEGNEKKIRMAHLAIVGSRSVNGVAKLHSRLLREQELKDFDEMYPGKFNNKTNGITPRRWLLCANFGLANLISKHIDNQWPKDLEQLKKLVPLAKDKSFRKAFAAVKHQNKERLAKIVLDLTETAIDPGSIFDVQVKRIHEYKRQLLNILHVVYCWIKLKDSSEFDMYPRTFLFGGKAAPSYDTAKMIIRLICHVAEMVNRDRTTNDRLKVVFLPNYRVSLAEKIFLAADVSEQISTAGFEASGTGNMKFALNGALTVGTLDGANIEIMEEVGPENIFIFGLNAEEVRALRGHYSPSEYVHKDPVLKKALDLIQEGLFNPEEPDLFRPLIGRLLSEDRYMVLADFEAYHRCQMLVDQTYRSQETWTQKAILNVAKIGKFSSDRTISEYNRDIWHAKPLKIEREANTD
- a CDS encoding glycoside hydrolase; amino-acid sequence: MAKGKAKESIKRRKVTFSLEAAGAHEVILVGDFNNWNPKTHPMKRDENGVWNKAVMLPPGKYEYKFLVDGHWKEDPKNEQICPNRFGTYNNIIHLSPAE
- a CDS encoding class II fructose-bisphosphate aldolase produces the protein MTAIRTGNPSNFEKALEIGRPPNVVKLFPNSKALIVSGKFIDRAMLAKGQAISMAANGRNHFVIRGALRAAQRANSVIIIEIAKSEGGSNAYCAVNYWNMARQVDAVCNELGITIPVAIHADHYGIKSTKDIEAAKIEIPTIFEAGMTSIAIDASHLPDDQNLLANLELNPFVPRWAGLETEVGEIKGKAGLSTVAEALFLIRGLNAHDIFPDWIALNNGTTHGIEESDQGIQVDLTAQIHEALTPYKISGAQHGTSGNSSDRLRAIAAKTLTTKANVATALQMISWGLEVNDYGNAILDKSGNFIKVKNQGVTEEIWQEMVAYAQSKGLKAGDYKKLNLPFENKLLGQALTIRERMVKRVEEFIYNMLVNVINAQDTAPLALEAILAAGTYDPGPKAARIEDRAEWSSEKIIRRAATIDSDKGPKGDFDD
- a CDS encoding zinc-ribbon domain containing protein produces the protein MKNLILTCIQCNTDFEFSAGEQKKYQERGFDVPLRCPQCRKNKYRDSECQERRKFKDKKKHHRFKFDEQIDY
- the tyrA gene encoding bifunctional chorismate mutase/prephenate dehydrogenase, producing METNNSKQPPALSAENKICGDTEQKLEALRRQIDVIDQQIVSLLAKRQIEVQRVISLKKAYNLPVYHPAREENLISDKRIQGGDAGLDPDYIEELYRLILRQSRAQQTARLAKKGIYDGASVLLVGGRGSMGQYFHRWFFDAGYDVRILDLDDWPNVDKLCAGIKLALISVPIEATTAVVRKLGPHLPADCVLADITSIKEPPLKAMLAAHQGPVIGLHPLFGPATSTMDKQIIVVTPGRDYPACQWLIDQFSAWGSILLQVNAKEHDDIMTIVQTLRHFATFAFGQFLCRKSIDLARTLEFSSPIYRLELGMVGRLFAQDSTLYSEIIFASSERRTILKDYLASVAENLPMIEKGDKEVFCTEFKKIANWFGPFSEQALRESTYLIDKLIDRF
- the dksA gene encoding RNA polymerase-binding protein DksA, which encodes MKQKDIKFFKNLLADQLEELLGQADITLRGLIDDKDNLTDIIDRASFESDRGTLLRIRDRESRLIRKIQKALENLENGNFGICEKCGKDISIERLKARPVTTYCIECKTKMEALEA
- a CDS encoding NUDIX hydrolase, translated to MRKKKYCHYCGSGLTDKFCEGAMRLFCEHCNEPIYENPLPAACLVVVDGKDRVLLVKRSVEPKKGYWCLPGGFMELGETPEQAALRELKEETGLSGRIEMLLGVYASPSTLYHTVLMVGYLVKSYTGTLIAGDDAMDIARFHYDRLPEIAFESHMSFIRIYYAAYAA